The Meriones unguiculatus strain TT.TT164.6M chromosome 6, Bangor_MerUng_6.1, whole genome shotgun sequence genome has a window encoding:
- the Lrrc70 gene encoding leucine-rich repeat-containing protein 70: protein MMTGYKVTTRGNHLENTVTESITVWERIRASPASRVSQENTPGTALETTALLPVQIQLTTVNLNLEKHSALPIDASSVSGKTPLTCTQDVEKLNEAFDILLAFFILACVLIIFLIYKVIQFRQKLKALENSVENRVEYYSFYQSARYNVTTSVCNTSPNSLESPGLEQIGLDKQMVPDNGAQVILFEHSAL from the coding sequence ATGATGACCGGGTATAAAGTAACCACACGTGGGAACCATTTGGAAAACACTGTGACTGAGAGCATTACTGTCTGGGAACGGATCCGTGCTTCACCTGCCAGTAGAGTTTCTCAAGAGAATACACCTGGTACTGCACTAGAGACGACTGCACTTTTACCTGTGCAAATACAGCTTACTACTGTTAACTTGAACCTGGAAAAACACAGTGCTCTGCCGATTGATGCCTCTTCTGTGTCAGGAAAAACACCTCTCACTTGTACCCAAGACGTTGAGAAGCTGAATGAGGCTTTTGACATTTTGCTAGCTTTTTTCATCTTAGCTTgtgttttaatcatttttttgaTCTACAAAGTTATTCAGTTTAGACAGAAACTAAAAGCACTAGAAAACTCAGTGGAAAATAGAGTTGAGTATTACAGCTTTTATCAGTCAGCAAGGTATAACGTAACCACCTCGGTTTGTAACACCTCCCCAAATTCTCTGGAAAGTCCTGGCTTGGAACAGATTGGACTTGATAAACAGATGGTTCCTGACAATGGGGCACAGGTCATTCTCTTTGAACATTCTGCTTTATAA